One window from the genome of Thermoplasmata archaeon encodes:
- the gcvPB gene encoding aminomethyl-transferring glycine dehydrogenase subunit GcvPB translates to MSFRQAYWDEPLLLEKRSAPDDRVDVADLVPPNLRRERLGIPNLPEHEVVRHYTRLSQMNFGIDTGFYPLGSCTMKFNPKFTEELAALPAVARMHPDQDEATMQGALRLLYELQDMLARIAGMDAVTLQPAAGAQGEYTGLLLAQAYHRDRGEERHQVILPDTAHGTNFASAGMLGFEIVEIPSKDGRVDLKALEAAAGEKTLAFMLTNPNTLGIFEDRVLDIAEVVHDAGGLLYYDGANFNAILGRTSPGKMNFDIVHFNLHKTFTTPHGGGGPGAGPVGVRGPLEPFLPVPVIGLDGRGYHLNYDRPKSIGKVRAWYGNFALLVRAYAYILRMGADGLREVSDHAVLNANYVRHRLQGVLDVPFGGLRKHEFVASAAKLASRGVRTVDLAKRLMDFGYHPPTVYFPHLVEEALMIEPTETETMETLDGFVDALTKIVGESPETLHGAPHNTSVARVDEVQAARDPILSWRTAKARGST, encoded by the coding sequence GTGAGCTTCCGGCAAGCCTACTGGGACGAGCCCCTCCTCCTCGAGAAGCGGTCCGCCCCGGACGATCGGGTCGACGTCGCCGACCTGGTCCCGCCGAACCTCCGCCGAGAGCGGCTCGGGATTCCGAACCTCCCCGAACATGAGGTCGTGCGGCATTACACCCGGTTGTCGCAGATGAACTTCGGGATCGACACGGGCTTCTATCCGCTCGGTTCGTGCACGATGAAGTTCAACCCGAAGTTCACGGAAGAGCTCGCGGCCCTCCCGGCCGTCGCGCGGATGCACCCGGACCAAGACGAGGCGACGATGCAGGGGGCGCTCCGCCTCCTCTACGAGCTGCAGGACATGCTCGCGCGGATCGCAGGCATGGACGCGGTCACGCTCCAACCGGCGGCCGGCGCGCAAGGCGAGTACACGGGCCTCCTCCTCGCGCAGGCGTACCACCGAGACCGCGGGGAGGAGCGGCATCAAGTCATCCTGCCGGACACGGCGCACGGGACGAACTTCGCATCGGCCGGCATGCTCGGCTTCGAGATCGTTGAAATCCCCTCGAAGGACGGCCGCGTCGACCTGAAGGCGCTCGAGGCCGCTGCGGGTGAGAAGACGCTCGCGTTCATGCTCACGAACCCGAACACGCTTGGCATTTTCGAGGACCGCGTCCTCGACATCGCAGAGGTCGTGCACGACGCGGGCGGGCTCTTGTACTACGACGGAGCGAACTTCAACGCGATCCTCGGCCGGACTTCCCCGGGGAAGATGAACTTCGACATCGTGCACTTCAACCTCCACAAGACGTTCACGACGCCGCACGGCGGCGGCGGACCCGGCGCCGGGCCCGTCGGGGTGCGCGGCCCGCTCGAGCCATTCCTCCCGGTGCCGGTCATCGGCCTCGACGGGCGCGGCTACCATCTGAACTACGACCGTCCGAAGTCGATCGGGAAGGTCCGCGCATGGTACGGTAACTTCGCCCTTCTCGTGCGCGCGTACGCGTACATCCTGCGGATGGGCGCCGACGGATTGCGGGAGGTCTCGGACCACGCGGTCCTGAACGCGAACTACGTGCGGCACCGGCTGCAAGGCGTGCTCGACGTGCCGTTCGGCGGGCTGCGGAAGCACGAGTTCGTCGCGAGCGCCGCGAAGCTCGCGTCGCGCGGCGTGCGGACCGTCGACCTCGCGAAACGGCTCATGGACTTCGGATACCACCCGCCGACCGTCTACTTCCCGCACCTCGTCGAGGAGGCGTTGATGATCGAGCCCACGGAGACGGAGACGATGGAGACGCTCGACGGCTTCGTCGACGCGCTCACGAAGATCGTCGGCGAGAGCCCCGAGACCCTGCACGGCGCGCCGCACAACACGTCGGTGGCGCGCGTCGATGAGGTGCAGGCGGCCCGCGATCCGATCCTCAGCTGGCGGACCGCGAAGGCCCGCGGGTCGACGTGA
- the gcvPA gene encoding aminomethyl-transferring glycine dehydrogenase subunit GcvPA, producing the protein MPSDEDEMLQAMGLQRIDDLFADIPAAVRIPKIDLPDGLPELTVVRHVTSLLSANRTMAEMPTFLGGGLYDHFVPASVRAITSRSEFYTAYTPYQPELSQGLLQALWEYQSLICELTGMDAANTSMYDASTALGEAARMAHRIHGGNVFLVPRALRHNRKAVLANYLNGTGVEAREVDYDRGTGMLDLTKLEAALSPAVCGVYVENPNFLGRFEEQLAEIRALTGAVFVVGVNPIAQAVVRPPGDFGADIVIGEGQSLGTAVNCGGPLLGIFACRQEHVRKMPGRVIGLTRDVKGHRAFCMTLQTREQHIRREKAMSNICTNESLLAVAAAAFVAVQGSNGLRRLAAENIRRAKELAASIDKISGFTAPVFNGAHFNEFVVRYKGDYSAVHRGLLARGVHGGLSLARQLPELSDSALFATTERQKADDVNRLLQALEAVA; encoded by the coding sequence ATGCCCTCCGATGAGGACGAGATGCTCCAAGCGATGGGCTTGCAGCGCATCGATGACCTCTTCGCGGACATCCCCGCCGCCGTCCGCATCCCGAAGATCGATCTTCCGGACGGCCTCCCGGAACTGACCGTCGTCCGGCACGTGACCTCCCTCCTGTCCGCGAACCGCACGATGGCCGAGATGCCGACGTTCCTCGGCGGCGGCCTGTACGACCACTTCGTCCCCGCGAGCGTCCGCGCGATCACGTCGCGGTCCGAGTTCTACACCGCGTACACGCCGTACCAGCCCGAGCTGAGCCAAGGCCTCCTTCAGGCGCTCTGGGAGTACCAGAGCCTGATTTGCGAACTCACCGGGATGGACGCCGCGAACACCTCGATGTACGACGCGTCGACCGCGCTCGGGGAAGCGGCGCGGATGGCGCACCGCATCCACGGCGGCAACGTGTTCCTCGTGCCGCGGGCATTGCGCCACAACCGCAAGGCCGTCCTCGCGAACTACCTGAACGGCACGGGCGTCGAGGCGCGCGAGGTCGACTACGACCGGGGGACGGGCATGCTCGACCTCACGAAGCTGGAGGCGGCGCTCTCCCCCGCCGTGTGCGGCGTATACGTGGAGAATCCGAACTTCCTCGGGCGATTCGAGGAGCAGCTCGCGGAGATCCGCGCCCTCACCGGAGCCGTATTCGTCGTCGGCGTCAATCCGATCGCGCAAGCGGTCGTTCGGCCTCCGGGAGACTTCGGCGCGGACATCGTGATCGGAGAAGGCCAGTCCCTCGGCACCGCGGTGAATTGCGGCGGTCCCCTCCTCGGAATCTTCGCGTGCCGGCAGGAGCACGTGCGGAAGATGCCGGGCCGGGTGATCGGCCTCACGCGCGACGTGAAAGGCCACCGCGCGTTCTGCATGACTCTCCAGACGCGGGAGCAGCACATCCGACGAGAGAAGGCGATGTCGAACATCTGCACGAACGAGTCGCTCTTGGCCGTCGCGGCAGCGGCGTTCGTAGCGGTCCAAGGTTCGAACGGCCTGCGACGGCTCGCGGCGGAGAACATCCGCCGGGCGAAGGAGCTCGCCGCGTCGATCGACAAGATCTCGGGCTTCACCGCGCCGGTGTTCAACGGGGCGCACTTCAACGAATTCGTCGTGCGGTACAAGGGGGACTACTCGGCCGTCCACCGGGGCCTCTTGGCCCGTGGCGTCCATGGCGGGCTGTCGCTCGCCCGGCAACTCCCCGAGCTGAGCGACTCCGCGCTGTTCGCGACGACGGAACGGCAAAAGGCGGACGACGTAAACCGCCTGCTCCAGGCCCTGGAGGCGGTCGCGTGA
- a CDS encoding histidine phosphatase family protein: MHATLVLLRHGEIVRPLGTSNFDRAPLSDRGRRQIEDLVAAWPTAPPTRVYTSPLRRSIETAIVLSESFHIPILKRPCLKEWAPDESGISQPEFKALETRAWADLDYLPPSKESLGMAVTRARTCLESIGSDNPGRVVAVSGHGTLFSLVLSELKGDRPSETYKDSIGFGSAAIIEAGSGLRLVRDFTRLSAAAP, translated from the coding sequence ATGCACGCGACACTCGTCCTCCTGCGTCATGGCGAAATCGTGCGCCCTCTCGGCACATCCAATTTCGACCGAGCTCCCCTGTCCGATCGAGGCCGCCGACAGATCGAGGATCTCGTGGCGGCATGGCCCACCGCACCGCCCACTCGGGTCTATACGAGCCCCTTGCGCCGGAGCATCGAGACCGCGATCGTCCTCTCCGAATCGTTCCACATTCCGATCCTCAAGCGGCCGTGTCTCAAGGAATGGGCTCCGGACGAATCCGGGATCTCGCAACCGGAGTTCAAGGCCCTCGAGACCCGCGCATGGGCGGACCTCGATTACTTGCCGCCCTCGAAAGAATCCCTCGGCATGGCCGTGACCCGCGCGAGGACGTGCCTCGAGTCGATCGGCTCGGACAACCCCGGCCGCGTCGTCGCGGTATCAGGTCACGGCACTCTCTTCTCCCTCGTCCTCTCGGAACTCAAGGGCGACCGCCCGTCGGAGACCTACAAGGACTCGATCGGGTTCGGGTCCGCGGCGATCATCGAAGCCGGCTCCGGCCTACGGCTCGTCCGGGATTTCACACGACTCAGCGCTGCGGCTCCGTGA
- a CDS encoding S9 family peptidase — protein sequence MAKPVEPEDLAAYAMLSEPSLAPDGTFAAISVHRALLDKDEYEGNIWIVPLDGTAPGQLTTAGKDGAPKISPDGKRILFTSKREMGKDDKGNALYLIPTDGGEATLLLRREEGIEGAAWSPDGKRVLFLSNVGEDDEDVRTIRRINFWFNDKGFIYNLRKHAFILTLATKAVKQVTKGEFDVTKAAWSHDGKRVAYVAQMEDVRPYLQDVFVLDVASRKTIPLTKHTMEIASVGWSPDDRRLVFRGDDLPRGFASHEHLWVVDAKGGAPERLESMDRNLSNALNCDVRMGGMSPDPKWVGDRIYFVAAEGGGVHLCSLDVADRRVNRLVGGERCVEAFQVNDGALIFTGMESMSLPELYRFDGEPRKVTSFNDEARSNLAIRKPEHFTFRASDGVDVEGWILWPSKRGKVPTILYVHGGPKTAFGYSYLHEFQVFAARGYAVLFTNPRGSDGYTEAFADLRKHYGERDYQDLMEAVDYAIAHYPFVDAKRLAVAGGSYGGFMTNWVVTHTDRFKAAVTDRSISSWWTFWGTSDIGPYFGRDQTGVDPWDDEETTLAKSPLRYVRNVTTPLLLVHSFEDLRCWHVEAIQFFTALKYYGKEAEMVLFPKENHDLSRAGKPKHRIARLKAYLRWFDTHLK from the coding sequence ATGGCCAAGCCCGTCGAACCCGAGGATCTCGCCGCCTACGCGATGCTCTCCGAACCGAGCCTCGCGCCGGACGGGACGTTCGCGGCGATCTCCGTGCACCGCGCCCTGCTGGACAAGGACGAGTACGAGGGCAACATCTGGATCGTCCCGCTCGACGGGACGGCCCCGGGGCAGCTCACGACGGCCGGCAAGGATGGCGCCCCGAAGATCTCCCCCGACGGGAAGCGGATCTTGTTCACGTCGAAGCGGGAGATGGGGAAAGACGACAAGGGGAACGCGCTCTACCTAATCCCGACAGACGGCGGCGAGGCGACCCTCTTGCTCCGGCGCGAAGAGGGCATTGAAGGCGCCGCGTGGTCGCCGGACGGGAAGCGGGTGCTCTTCTTGTCGAACGTCGGCGAAGACGACGAGGATGTCCGTACGATCCGCCGCATCAACTTCTGGTTCAACGACAAAGGCTTCATCTACAATCTCCGCAAGCACGCCTTCATCCTGACCCTCGCCACGAAGGCCGTCAAGCAGGTGACGAAGGGGGAGTTCGACGTCACGAAGGCGGCGTGGTCGCACGACGGGAAGCGCGTCGCGTACGTCGCCCAGATGGAAGACGTGCGGCCGTACCTCCAAGACGTATTCGTGCTCGATGTGGCCTCGCGGAAGACGATCCCTTTGACGAAACATACGATGGAGATCGCGAGCGTGGGCTGGTCCCCGGACGACCGGCGGCTCGTGTTCCGGGGAGACGACCTGCCGCGCGGATTCGCCTCGCACGAACACCTGTGGGTCGTCGACGCAAAAGGGGGAGCGCCGGAGCGCCTCGAGTCGATGGACCGGAACCTGTCGAACGCGCTGAACTGCGACGTCCGCATGGGCGGCATGAGCCCGGATCCGAAGTGGGTCGGCGACCGCATCTACTTCGTCGCGGCGGAGGGCGGCGGCGTGCATCTTTGCTCGCTCGACGTCGCGGATCGCCGCGTGAACCGCCTAGTCGGCGGCGAACGGTGCGTCGAGGCATTTCAGGTGAACGACGGCGCCCTGATCTTCACCGGGATGGAATCGATGTCGCTCCCCGAACTGTACCGATTCGACGGGGAGCCGCGCAAGGTGACGTCGTTCAACGATGAGGCGCGGTCCAATCTGGCGATCCGGAAGCCGGAGCACTTCACCTTCCGCGCGAGCGACGGGGTCGACGTCGAAGGTTGGATCCTCTGGCCGTCGAAGCGGGGCAAGGTCCCTACCATCCTCTACGTACACGGCGGGCCGAAGACCGCATTCGGCTACAGCTACCTCCACGAATTCCAGGTGTTCGCCGCCAGGGGGTACGCGGTCCTCTTCACGAATCCGCGGGGGAGCGACGGATACACAGAGGCGTTCGCGGACCTCCGCAAGCACTACGGCGAACGGGATTACCAGGATCTCATGGAGGCCGTCGATTACGCGATCGCTCATTATCCGTTCGTCGATGCGAAGCGGCTCGCGGTCGCTGGCGGCTCGTACGGTGGGTTCATGACGAACTGGGTCGTGACCCACACAGACCGGTTCAAGGCCGCAGTCACGGACCGCTCGATCTCGAGCTGGTGGACGTTCTGGGGGACGAGCGACATCGGGCCGTACTTCGGTCGCGACCAGACCGGGGTTGACCCGTGGGACGACGAGGAGACGACGCTGGCGAAGTCGCCGCTCCGCTACGTCAGGAACGTCACGACACCCCTCCTCCTCGTCCATTCGTTCGAAGACCTTCGCTGCTGGCACGTCGAGGCGATCCAGTTCTTCACCGCCCTGAAGTACTACGGCAAAGAGGCCGAGATGGTCCTGTTCCCGAAAGAGAATCACGATCTCTCGCGCGCGGGGAAGCCGAAGCACCGAATCGCCCGGCTGAAGGCGTACCTGCGTTGGTTCGACACGCACCTGAAGTAG
- a CDS encoding VOC family protein codes for MAGPLGKLAYLYVGTADLDRDLDYYTKVLGAKLLWNYHEFGAKVASVRLCDGPQYILADHRHAPSVLPIFDVGDLKATAKDLRSRGWKSEGRSFEIPPGPCHLFKDPSGNELAMFENVRPGLMEGSFGDAGIRRFGRG; via the coding sequence ATGGCCGGCCCGCTGGGCAAGCTCGCGTACCTGTACGTCGGGACCGCCGACCTCGATCGCGATCTCGACTACTACACGAAGGTTCTCGGGGCGAAGCTCCTCTGGAACTACCACGAGTTCGGCGCGAAGGTCGCCTCGGTGCGGCTGTGCGACGGGCCGCAGTACATCCTCGCGGACCACCGCCACGCGCCGTCCGTCCTCCCGATCTTTGACGTCGGGGACCTCAAGGCGACCGCGAAGGACTTGCGTTCGCGTGGCTGGAAGTCCGAGGGGCGCTCGTTCGAGATTCCTCCCGGCCCGTGCCACCTGTTCAAGGACCCGAGCGGGAACGAGCTCGCGATGTTCGAGAACGTGCGGCCGGGCCTAATGGAAGGGTCTTTCGGGGATGCCGGCATTCGGCGGTTCGGTCGCGGGTGA
- a CDS encoding nuclear transport factor 2 family protein, whose protein sequence is MFEHPNATLVNHLYDAFDKKDNERLKKLIAEDAVWYVPGSSPISGEHRGHAAIFAYFQKLAELSGGTFRAELVDILASDMHAVALATATANRDDRAFEGSYLLLMRIEKGRILEARLFIDDLAAFEAFWA, encoded by the coding sequence ATGTTCGAGCACCCGAACGCGACGCTGGTCAACCACCTCTACGACGCGTTCGACAAGAAGGACAACGAGCGGCTCAAGAAGCTGATCGCCGAGGACGCGGTGTGGTACGTGCCGGGTTCCTCGCCGATTTCCGGCGAACACCGGGGCCATGCGGCGATTTTCGCATACTTCCAGAAGCTCGCGGAGCTCAGCGGCGGCACGTTCCGCGCGGAGCTCGTCGACATCCTCGCGAGCGACATGCACGCGGTGGCCCTCGCGACCGCGACGGCGAACCGGGACGATCGCGCGTTCGAGGGCAGCTACCTCCTTCTGATGCGGATCGAGAAAGGGCGGATCCTCGAGGCGCGGCTCTTCATCGACGATCTGGCGGCGTTCGAGGCGTTCTGGGCCTAG
- a CDS encoding TMEM175 family protein, translating into MSPARIETLADGVFAIAMTLLAFNLTVPEVLPMEDPAVVLPGELVALLPRFLIYAISFVVLGIYWVAHHAQFRVIHNADRPLLWINILFLMLVAFVPFSTSLMSRYWSAPAAVQVYGLVLILIGGAGYLHWWYATSGRRLVPPSTPDSLIRAAKHRIAIAPAVCVIAIAFSPVNTVVSIALYALLIPFYIAPAGLDRHVFRQRE; encoded by the coding sequence ATGAGTCCGGCGCGGATCGAGACCCTCGCGGACGGCGTGTTCGCGATCGCGATGACGCTCTTGGCGTTCAACCTCACCGTGCCCGAGGTCCTGCCGATGGAGGATCCGGCCGTCGTCCTCCCGGGCGAACTCGTCGCGCTCTTGCCTCGCTTCCTCATTTACGCGATTAGCTTCGTGGTCCTCGGCATCTACTGGGTCGCCCACCACGCCCAGTTCCGCGTGATCCACAACGCGGACCGTCCGCTGCTTTGGATCAACATCCTCTTCCTCATGCTCGTGGCGTTCGTGCCTTTCTCGACCTCCCTGATGAGCCGATATTGGAGCGCGCCCGCGGCGGTCCAGGTGTACGGGCTCGTGCTCATCCTCATCGGCGGGGCGGGGTACCTGCACTGGTGGTACGCGACCTCGGGACGGCGGCTCGTCCCGCCCTCGACCCCGGATTCCCTGATCCGGGCCGCGAAACATCGCATCGCGATCGCGCCGGCCGTGTGCGTCATCGCCATCGCGTTCTCGCCCGTGAACACGGTGGTCAGCATCGCGCTCTACGCGCTCCTCATCCCGTTCTACATCGCACCCGCGGGCCTCGACCGGCATGTGTTCCGCCAACGCGAGTGA